One segment of Phycisphaerales bacterium DNA contains the following:
- a CDS encoding cysteine--tRNA ligase, whose translation MPKSFHLYNTLTKRVEPFRATDPSSVTFYTCGPTVYDDAHIGNFRAFLIADLLRRWLESPLCTIQDADGKEHAGPRTVRHAMNITDVGHMTDDDQADGGGQDKMDAARTRLLEAKKAGKLPKGADIDPSDPYAIAKFYGGRFIEDAKKLGLKVAIEDAMMPRATAYVPSMVTLIERLIARDCAYVTGEQGSRAVYFNVNAFDSYGALSGNTLEALRSGAGGRVDDANQQTKRHPADFLLWKEDASHLMKWDSPWGAGYPGWHVECSAMAYEVLAKAAFPDGSVPDGQPLIDLHTGGEDNIFPHHECEIAQSCCAFNADPSGAPFARHWLHTRFLLVDGAKMSKSKGNFFTARDLFARGVEPAALRLALIRTHYRTNADFTEQLLKDSQRMIERWRRVHEEQEPGDAATASELARTEFAAAMHDDMNIAAAIAAINSMVGGIESSTKADADVLRQFDAVLGVLCLERPASADTSIGLFAPGLAPDPVVIERLEQRKAARANKDFATSDAIRDELAQMGYAIKDVAGGKVEVTRV comes from the coding sequence ATGCCCAAGAGCTTCCACCTGTACAACACCCTCACGAAGCGCGTCGAGCCCTTCCGCGCCACCGATCCGAGCAGCGTCACCTTTTACACCTGCGGCCCCACGGTCTACGACGACGCCCACATCGGCAACTTCCGGGCGTTCCTCATCGCCGACCTGCTCCGCCGCTGGCTCGAGAGCCCGCTGTGCACCATCCAGGACGCCGACGGCAAGGAGCACGCGGGCCCGCGCACGGTGCGGCACGCCATGAACATCACCGACGTCGGCCACATGACCGACGACGACCAGGCCGACGGCGGCGGCCAGGACAAGATGGACGCCGCCCGCACGCGATTGCTCGAGGCCAAAAAGGCGGGCAAACTGCCCAAGGGTGCCGACATCGACCCTAGCGACCCCTACGCCATCGCGAAGTTCTACGGCGGACGCTTCATCGAGGATGCGAAGAAGCTGGGCCTCAAGGTCGCCATCGAAGACGCCATGATGCCCCGGGCAACGGCGTACGTGCCGTCGATGGTCACGCTCATCGAGCGATTGATCGCCCGCGACTGCGCGTACGTCACCGGCGAACAAGGCTCGCGAGCCGTCTACTTCAACGTCAACGCCTTCGACAGCTACGGCGCCCTCAGCGGCAACACGCTCGAAGCGTTGCGCAGCGGCGCGGGCGGCCGCGTCGACGACGCGAACCAGCAGACCAAACGCCACCCCGCCGACTTCCTGCTGTGGAAGGAAGACGCCAGCCATCTTATGAAGTGGGACAGCCCCTGGGGCGCCGGTTACCCGGGCTGGCACGTCGAGTGCTCGGCCATGGCCTACGAAGTGCTCGCCAAGGCGGCCTTTCCCGACGGAAGCGTGCCCGACGGCCAGCCGCTCATCGACCTGCACACCGGCGGCGAGGACAACATCTTCCCCCACCACGAGTGCGAGATCGCCCAGAGTTGCTGCGCCTTCAACGCCGACCCCAGCGGCGCACCCTTCGCCCGCCACTGGCTGCATACCCGCTTCCTGCTGGTCGACGGCGCCAAGATGAGCAAGAGCAAGGGCAACTTCTTCACCGCCCGAGACCTGTTCGCCAGAGGCGTCGAGCCCGCGGCGCTGCGCCTTGCCCTCATCCGCACGCACTATCGCACGAACGCGGACTTCACCGAGCAGTTGCTCAAGGACAGCCAGCGGATGATCGAGCGGTGGCGTCGGGTGCACGAGGAGCAGGAGCCGGGCGATGCAGCTACCGCGAGCGAACTCGCACGCACCGAGTTCGCGGCTGCCATGCATGACGACATGAACATCGCAGCGGCGATTGCGGCGATCAACTCGATGGTGGGTGGGATTGAGTCTTCAACGAAGGCCGACGCGGACGTCTTGCGGCAGTTCGACGCCGTGCTTGGCGTGTTGTGCCTCGAGCGCCCGGCTTCCGCCGATACGTCCATCGGGCTCTTCGCCCCCGGCCTCGCCCCGGACCCAGTGGTCATCGAGAGGCTCGAGCAGCGCAAGGCGGCGCGAGCCAACAAGGACTTCGCCACCAGCGACGCCATCCGCGATGAACTCGCCCAGATGGGCTACGCCATCAAGGACGTGGCCGGTGGCAAGGTGGAAGTGACCAGGGTGTAA
- a CDS encoding tetratricopeptide repeat protein, translated as MAPWREIWQVPTLGISIGLLVIGLAVTVLHRPAPDFEALLDAADRRIEARRYTEALDVLNDTLGPLLDRSSFTPEHRRRFHILRARALALGQAEFATRQTANDTNIVREYREAERQGASLTPRDAFFLGQSYLGLGQIDPALKRAEAMPATERPLRHELYRLAIERQDPDTPGGRERVIELVSRFVNDPTLGINDRAWAELQRARVLSATGDHAGVVDRLLRSYPQWARAAPERRAALSVELGAAQMELGDLEDARASLELGEELAEPQSSERGKAVVMLGRLDELAGRPMEARDRYQRVLDSLGWAPAAQAARLGLAEVYAAEGETDLALDLFSEAIEILGEGGPAAGVNAAVLENALISQHRVRLAAGDCRDALRYAQLAEQVHDGERPPELVLALADAHRGVAEDLAEAAGAYRDDGADALTMDAATREEFRRHMRSAGGYYALHADLVTLDESAFERSTWLSAVCFDRAGDLELAERKLTTFVTAISESPMRAEARYRLGRIYQARNRHSAAEGAYRSLIDDANDPETGKGVGPFALKSYVPLAETLLADPDPENDGEALALLERVLSGGLVGPQSEEYRNALVELGTLHYRRGNYVQAIDRLQEALARFKGERMEHLIRFRLSDAFRLEADRIGDALAQAMPGSERRELQRLREERLRTSIEHFELTRDGLERLTDLSTAEAESLRSAYFFLGACAYDLGDYELAVKHYAAAHAKYAGDPAALVPLIQIVSARLEQGELALARAANERAQRLYESFPDEVWNSSDLPLTRDDWQRWFQASEKLATAGG; from the coding sequence GTGGCCCCATGGCGTGAAATCTGGCAGGTCCCCACCTTGGGCATCTCGATCGGCCTCCTGGTTATCGGGCTTGCCGTCACGGTCCTCCACCGCCCAGCTCCAGACTTCGAGGCCCTGCTCGATGCGGCTGACAGGCGAATCGAGGCCCGCCGATACACGGAAGCGCTGGACGTCTTAAACGACACCCTTGGTCCACTGTTGGATCGCAGCTCGTTCACGCCCGAGCATCGGCGCCGCTTCCACATCTTGCGTGCACGCGCCCTGGCCCTGGGGCAAGCCGAGTTCGCCACCCGCCAGACAGCCAACGACACCAACATCGTTCGGGAGTATCGCGAAGCCGAACGCCAGGGCGCGTCACTCACCCCAAGAGACGCGTTCTTCCTCGGGCAGTCATATCTCGGCCTTGGCCAGATCGACCCCGCCCTCAAGCGTGCCGAGGCCATGCCGGCGACCGAGCGGCCGCTCCGCCACGAACTCTACCGCCTGGCGATCGAACGGCAGGACCCGGACACCCCCGGTGGCCGCGAGCGTGTGATCGAGTTGGTTTCACGATTCGTGAACGACCCGACGCTGGGGATCAACGACAGGGCGTGGGCCGAACTCCAACGGGCACGCGTACTGTCGGCCACGGGCGATCATGCCGGCGTAGTTGACCGGCTGCTTCGGTCGTACCCCCAATGGGCTCGAGCCGCGCCGGAGCGCCGCGCGGCGCTCAGCGTAGAACTCGGCGCAGCACAAATGGAACTTGGCGATCTGGAAGACGCCCGCGCGTCGTTGGAACTGGGCGAAGAACTGGCCGAGCCGCAATCTTCGGAGCGGGGCAAGGCCGTCGTCATGCTCGGTCGACTCGACGAACTCGCCGGCCGGCCGATGGAAGCACGGGATCGATACCAGCGCGTCCTTGACAGCTTGGGCTGGGCTCCTGCCGCACAAGCGGCCCGGCTGGGCTTGGCCGAGGTCTATGCGGCCGAGGGCGAAACCGATCTGGCGCTCGACCTTTTCAGTGAGGCAATCGAGATCCTGGGAGAAGGAGGACCGGCCGCAGGCGTCAATGCCGCCGTACTCGAGAATGCGCTCATCTCCCAACATCGCGTCCGTCTTGCCGCAGGCGACTGCAGAGATGCGCTGCGGTATGCACAACTGGCCGAGCAGGTGCATGACGGTGAGCGACCGCCGGAACTGGTGCTGGCGCTTGCCGATGCCCATCGGGGTGTGGCCGAGGACCTCGCCGAAGCCGCGGGCGCGTATCGCGATGACGGCGCCGATGCGCTCACCATGGACGCTGCGACTCGGGAGGAGTTCCGCCGCCACATGCGCTCGGCCGGCGGCTATTACGCGTTGCATGCCGATCTGGTCACGCTCGACGAATCCGCGTTCGAGCGCAGCACGTGGCTCAGCGCGGTCTGCTTCGATCGGGCGGGCGATCTGGAACTCGCCGAGCGAAAGCTGACCACGTTCGTGACGGCCATTAGCGAGAGCCCCATGCGGGCCGAAGCGCGGTATCGGCTCGGTCGGATCTACCAGGCTCGCAACCGACACTCCGCCGCCGAGGGCGCCTATCGCTCCCTGATCGACGACGCGAACGATCCCGAGACGGGCAAGGGCGTCGGCCCCTTCGCGCTCAAGTCGTACGTGCCATTGGCTGAGACGCTGCTGGCCGATCCGGACCCCGAAAACGACGGCGAAGCGCTCGCCCTGCTCGAACGCGTGCTTTCGGGAGGGCTCGTTGGCCCTCAGAGCGAGGAGTACCGCAACGCGTTGGTCGAACTGGGAACGCTTCACTATCGCCGGGGGAACTACGTCCAGGCCATCGATCGCCTCCAGGAAGCGCTCGCCCGATTCAAAGGCGAACGCATGGAGCATCTTATTCGATTCCGGTTGTCGGACGCCTTCCGTCTCGAGGCCGACCGCATCGGCGACGCGCTCGCCCAGGCGATGCCCGGCAGCGAGCGGAGGGAGCTCCAACGACTCCGCGAAGAGCGGCTGCGAACCAGCATCGAGCACTTCGAGCTTACACGCGATGGCCTTGAACGACTGACCGACCTCTCCACGGCCGAGGCTGAATCGCTCCGGAGCGCCTACTTCTTCCTGGGCGCCTGCGCATATGACCTGGGCGATTATGAGCTGGCCGTGAAGCACTATGCGGCCGCCCACGCGAAGTACGCAGGAGATCCAGCCGCACTCGTGCCGCTCATCCAGATCGTCAGCGCCAGGCTCGAGCAGGGCGAACTCGCCCTTGCGCGCGCAGCGAATGAACGCGCACAGCGTCTCTACGAGAGCTTCCCCGACGAGGTCTGGAACAGCTCCGACCTGCCGCTGACGCGCGATGACTGGCAGCGCTGGTTCCAGGCCAGCGAGAAGCTCGCCACCGCCGGTGGCTGA
- a CDS encoding RDD family protein — MGAFSFWWLWLAVWLSIGSTSLGQVLAGAPDGQQPGNEHAWALTPSTVSSEWALWHVPPRLGESGAADGSVRIVDSLERKPAAMSAAGGRVWMAFAGMGNQAGYGVFTAAVQPGAIAGTWFSGSGGRLASSAFLPTAGKLLSMAARRQGPAVLLEHADKDLEIAWVDRGIWQFSTGPSRGGGASPQAIALSGESVVLSAIDAGRLYLWTATLPKQEPRASDFELRDPAVLLEDAPSEHTQASEIGLQWTLETIDVPTSTDGVRVVAGPVTIGPRSILGTAGNGVVRVLEVEGDAVRPVYEAKGHAVALLPAARRGLIVRMSDDAQSIEGRAATRLEIEEFSLDTSRTLYTGPAIFDGPVSPSDLRILLVLMVLVSASLLLFVVRSSNEAKPFAAPPGCVLAPPMPRILASVGDGLLALLIGGEIAQLLPEGWLAMRVGAEVIDFAPLIMALLFGLLTGAVLESTLGRTPGKLVFGLAVTRSQAEGDARGGIRRPGIGASLTRNAVKWLLPLVALAGAMSPLLRHRGDTLSGLAVVGELAPSQNSGQSDQDSRPDGR, encoded by the coding sequence ATGGGAGCGTTTTCGTTCTGGTGGCTCTGGCTTGCTGTCTGGCTGTCGATCGGAAGCACGAGCCTCGGCCAGGTGCTGGCCGGCGCGCCCGACGGCCAGCAACCGGGCAATGAGCACGCGTGGGCGCTGACGCCGTCAACCGTTTCCAGCGAATGGGCGTTGTGGCACGTTCCACCACGATTGGGTGAGAGCGGCGCTGCCGATGGCTCGGTGCGGATCGTGGATTCACTCGAACGCAAGCCCGCCGCGATGTCTGCTGCAGGCGGGCGGGTCTGGATGGCCTTTGCCGGCATGGGGAACCAGGCGGGCTATGGGGTGTTCACGGCAGCCGTGCAGCCTGGCGCTATCGCCGGCACTTGGTTTTCCGGTTCCGGCGGCCGGCTGGCTTCCTCTGCGTTCCTGCCAACCGCTGGAAAGCTGCTCTCGATGGCGGCTCGACGCCAGGGACCGGCCGTCCTTCTCGAACATGCCGACAAGGACTTGGAGATCGCCTGGGTTGATCGTGGGATTTGGCAGTTCAGCACTGGGCCGTCGAGGGGCGGCGGTGCATCCCCCCAGGCCATTGCCCTTTCGGGCGAGTCGGTCGTGCTCTCGGCCATCGACGCCGGGCGGCTCTACCTCTGGACAGCGACGCTGCCCAAACAGGAGCCCCGCGCCTCAGACTTTGAGCTCCGTGACCCTGCCGTCTTGCTCGAAGACGCTCCCAGCGAGCACACACAAGCCAGTGAAATCGGACTCCAATGGACGCTCGAAACGATCGACGTCCCGACTTCCACAGACGGCGTGCGCGTCGTCGCGGGTCCGGTCACGATCGGCCCGCGATCGATTCTTGGCACCGCGGGCAACGGGGTCGTCCGGGTGTTGGAGGTGGAAGGCGACGCGGTGCGGCCAGTCTACGAAGCCAAGGGACATGCAGTCGCACTGCTTCCCGCGGCCAGGCGCGGGCTCATCGTCCGCATGAGCGATGATGCTCAGAGCATCGAAGGCCGAGCGGCCACCAGGCTTGAGATCGAGGAGTTCTCGCTCGACACCAGCCGCACGCTCTACACCGGCCCAGCCATCTTTGATGGCCCCGTCTCTCCAAGCGATCTTCGGATCCTTCTGGTGCTGATGGTGCTGGTGAGCGCGTCGCTGCTCTTGTTCGTCGTGCGTTCTTCGAACGAAGCAAAGCCCTTCGCCGCACCGCCCGGTTGCGTGCTCGCACCGCCGATGCCTCGCATCCTGGCATCGGTCGGAGATGGACTCCTGGCACTCCTGATCGGTGGCGAGATTGCACAATTGCTGCCCGAGGGCTGGCTTGCCATGCGGGTGGGCGCGGAGGTCATCGACTTCGCACCGCTCATCATGGCCCTCCTGTTCGGCCTGCTGACCGGCGCGGTGCTGGAGTCGACGCTCGGCCGAACCCCCGGCAAGCTGGTTTTCGGCCTAGCCGTCACCCGTTCGCAAGCGGAGGGTGACGCCCGCGGTGGAATCCGCCGGCCGGGCATCGGCGCCTCGTTGACCCGCAACGCCGTGAAGTGGTTGTTGCCGCTGGTGGCCCTCGCGGGGGCGATGAGCCCGCTCTTGCGCCATCGTGGCGACACGCTCTCGGGCTTGGCGGTGGTCGGCGAGTTGGCACCCTCGCAGAACTCGGGACAATCCGATCAAGATTCGCGCCCCGACGGCCGATAG
- the lpxI gene encoding UDP-2,3-diacylglucosamine diphosphatase LpxI (LpxI, functionally equivalent to LpxH, replaces it in LPS biosynthesis in a minority of bacteria.) encodes MPRPLVILPDPPAPPTAIGLIAGAGRLPIIVAEGLREIGHRIHGIGLANMYEAELPNLCDSFHEVGLFRVGGWGRALARRNVRHAIMVGKVDKAKLMHDPLRMVRNVPDVPTLLAWHRKLRHDRRSYAVLGAIADELERSGVQLLDSTTSIPNELADAGVMTSRQPTTGQQADIDFVWPQLVDLLRLDIGQAVAVRERDIIAVEAVEGTDRMIERAGALCKAKGWTLCKGARCGHDRRSDVPTIGVTTIERMHDAGAGCLALAAGDVIMIDKEDVIAEADRRGIAIVGVPVGAA; translated from the coding sequence GTGCCCCGTCCGTTGGTCATCCTGCCCGACCCCCCTGCGCCGCCGACGGCCATCGGCTTGATTGCCGGCGCCGGACGGCTGCCGATCATCGTGGCCGAAGGCCTGCGGGAGATCGGCCATCGCATCCATGGCATCGGCTTGGCCAACATGTACGAGGCCGAACTTCCCAACCTGTGCGACAGCTTTCACGAGGTCGGCCTGTTCCGCGTGGGCGGTTGGGGCCGGGCGCTTGCCCGGCGGAACGTCCGCCATGCCATCATGGTGGGCAAGGTCGACAAGGCGAAGTTGATGCACGACCCCCTCCGGATGGTGCGCAACGTTCCCGACGTTCCGACCCTGCTCGCGTGGCACCGCAAGCTCCGGCACGACCGCCGGTCGTATGCCGTGCTCGGGGCGATCGCCGACGAACTCGAACGAAGCGGCGTGCAACTCCTGGATTCGACGACTTCGATTCCCAACGAACTGGCCGATGCGGGCGTCATGACCAGCCGGCAGCCCACCACGGGCCAGCAGGCCGATATCGATTTCGTCTGGCCGCAGTTGGTCGACCTACTCCGCCTGGATATCGGTCAGGCCGTAGCCGTGCGCGAGCGAGACATCATCGCCGTCGAGGCCGTCGAGGGCACGGATCGAATGATCGAGCGGGCCGGCGCACTCTGCAAGGCCAAGGGCTGGACCTTGTGCAAAGGGGCGCGATGCGGGCACGACCGCCGCAGCGATGTGCCGACGATCGGTGTAACCACGATCGAACGGATGCACGACGCCGGCGCGGGCTGCCTGGCGCTGGCGGCCGGCGACGTGATCATGATCGATAAGGAAGACGTCATCGCCGAGGCCGATCGTCGCGGCATTGCAATCGTCGGCGTGCCCGTCGGCGCTGCGTGA
- a CDS encoding SAM-dependent methyltransferase: MIPPSADPADTAPLGVPRVVSRGFYKLQHALHAFAVDPDGLDCADLGASVGGFSQCLLACGAARVVAIDTARGILDYMVRRDERVQALERANALYVEPNEAVDLVVMDLGWTPQRLALPAAAGWLRQGGRIISLIKPHYESGEHLTDQHQAERIAHETIESVASLGFTCQGLTRSPIAGSRRKGKSAKAGTGNAEWLGLFAPAHAGEEAQPG, translated from the coding sequence ATGATTCCACCATCGGCCGACCCCGCCGACACGGCCCCGCTTGGCGTGCCCCGCGTGGTTTCCCGGGGTTTCTACAAGTTGCAGCACGCGCTCCATGCGTTCGCGGTGGATCCCGACGGTCTCGACTGCGCCGACCTGGGAGCCAGCGTCGGCGGTTTCAGCCAGTGCCTGCTCGCGTGCGGTGCGGCGCGGGTGGTCGCGATCGACACGGCCAGGGGCATCCTCGATTACATGGTTCGTCGCGACGAACGGGTGCAAGCACTCGAGCGTGCAAACGCCCTGTACGTCGAGCCGAACGAGGCCGTTGATCTGGTCGTCATGGATCTTGGATGGACGCCCCAGCGACTCGCCCTGCCGGCTGCGGCGGGCTGGCTGCGCCAAGGGGGTCGCATCATTAGCCTCATCAAGCCGCACTACGAGAGCGGTGAGCACCTCACCGACCAGCATCAGGCCGAACGCATCGCTCACGAGACGATCGAGTCCGTCGCATCGCTTGGGTTCACGTGCCAAGGTTTGACCAGGTCTCCGATCGCCGGATCACGCCGCAAGGGGAAGAGCGCCAAGGCCGGGACCGGAAATGCCGAATGGCTGGGGCTGTTCGCGCCTGCTCACGCGGGCGAGGAAGCCCAGCCCGGCTGA
- the obgE gene encoding GTPase ObgE: MFADRATITIYAGKGGDGCVSFRRARGLPKGGPDGGNGGDGGSVILVADENVGTLLDYRGKHDWRARGGRPGEGAQRHGAGADDLYVHLPPGTLVYDDDTGELLYDLGPGDRVIAAQGGRGGFGNEHFKSATHQTPRQATKGEPGEVRRIRLELKLIAEVGLVGLPNAGKSTLLAATTAAAPKVANYPFTTLSPQLGIADLDGSRRLVIADIPGLIEGAASGAGLGHEFLRHVERTKVLVHVLDMVPDKGEVAENYTKIRAELGQYAPALLEKPELIALNKADLFVDDQELADAIESLRSSLNVGDDRLFVISGAARQGLRELLEAAWKLVHPAGNTQPGWASSPA, translated from the coding sequence ATGTTCGCCGATCGCGCCACCATCACGATTTATGCCGGCAAGGGCGGAGACGGCTGCGTCTCATTCCGCCGGGCCCGCGGGCTGCCCAAGGGTGGTCCTGACGGCGGCAATGGTGGCGACGGCGGGAGCGTCATCCTGGTCGCCGACGAGAACGTCGGAACGCTCTTGGACTATCGCGGCAAGCACGACTGGCGCGCTCGTGGTGGTCGCCCCGGGGAGGGCGCCCAGCGGCACGGCGCGGGGGCCGACGACCTTTACGTCCACCTGCCCCCGGGCACGCTGGTATACGACGACGATACGGGTGAGTTGCTCTACGACCTCGGTCCGGGAGATCGCGTCATCGCGGCACAGGGCGGCAGGGGCGGCTTCGGTAATGAGCATTTCAAGAGCGCGACCCATCAGACGCCTCGGCAGGCCACCAAGGGCGAGCCCGGCGAGGTCCGGCGCATCCGGCTCGAACTGAAGCTCATCGCCGAAGTCGGCCTGGTGGGGCTACCCAATGCCGGCAAGAGCACGCTGCTCGCCGCAACGACGGCCGCAGCGCCCAAGGTGGCCAACTACCCCTTCACCACCCTCAGCCCACAGTTGGGCATTGCCGATCTCGACGGCTCTCGACGCCTGGTGATCGCCGACATTCCCGGACTGATCGAAGGGGCCGCCAGCGGGGCGGGGCTTGGGCACGAGTTCCTGCGTCACGTCGAGCGCACGAAGGTGCTGGTCCACGTTCTGGACATGGTGCCCGACAAGGGCGAGGTGGCCGAGAACTACACCAAGATCCGAGCCGAACTCGGTCAATACGCGCCGGCGCTGCTTGAGAAACCCGAGCTCATCGCGCTGAACAAGGCCGACCTTTTCGTCGATGATCAGGAACTGGCCGACGCGATCGAAAGCCTGCGATCTTCCTTGAACGTCGGAGACGATCGGCTCTTCGTGATCAGCGGTGCCGCCCGCCAGGGCCTGCGCGAACTCCTCGAGGCCGCGTGGAAGCTGGTCCACCCTGCGGGCAACACTCAGCCGGGCTGGGCTTCCTCGCCCGCGTGA
- a CDS encoding PilZ domain-containing protein, producing the protein MAITDPTPPSVLPLRERRRHPRFSVPPMYSPIAVRTLDSDEFNFEGHAYDVSEGGLQFELDRPFEPGTRLAMRIELPGDMAFGRSPHAGPGRDTGPGRAIFVFATVVWICEEQFGPARMAAVFNMFCRAGDKDRLKQALAQTMARAA; encoded by the coding sequence ATGGCCATCACCGACCCCACTCCGCCCAGCGTCCTGCCCCTCCGCGAAAGGCGCCGGCACCCTCGGTTCAGCGTGCCCCCGATGTACAGCCCCATCGCCGTTCGAACGCTGGACAGCGACGAATTCAACTTCGAGGGCCATGCGTACGACGTCAGCGAGGGCGGGCTGCAGTTCGAATTGGACCGCCCCTTTGAGCCCGGCACCCGTCTGGCGATGCGTATCGAACTTCCCGGCGACATGGCCTTCGGTCGCTCGCCGCATGCCGGCCCCGGGCGCGACACCGGACCCGGGCGGGCCATCTTTGTGTTTGCCACCGTCGTATGGATCTGCGAGGAGCAGTTTGGTCCGGCCAGGATGGCGGCGGTCTTCAACATGTTCTGCCGGGCCGGTGACAAGGACCGGCTGAAGCAGGCTCTGGCTCAGACGATGGCCCGGGCCGCCTGA